A genome region from Haloarcula rubripromontorii includes the following:
- a CDS encoding DNA adenine methylase, which produces MPDAVFPFPGGKSRLSSWILDYVPEHRCFVEAFGGAAGVLANKDPETSKVEVYNDLDEDLVHFFQVLREQPGDLVEWLSSVPYSRGVHSEWAKKYYRGYRPKDSVKRAGQFFYLRYSQWGGGYDSFNGFATSKVSSRALSFSNKIDRLREFAERFDEVVIENLHWQELVEKYDDEETVFYFDPPYVGTEDYYPTSEIEHEELVDTLTQLSGFGLCSYQDLPEQVDRLWVVSRDSKNYINSGTSGSANQTSERLLLNFDPAEVVS; this is translated from the coding sequence GTGCCGGACGCGGTCTTTCCGTTCCCTGGTGGGAAGAGCCGCCTTTCGTCGTGGATTCTCGACTACGTACCGGAGCATCGCTGTTTCGTTGAAGCGTTCGGCGGCGCGGCTGGCGTGCTCGCGAACAAGGACCCGGAAACGAGCAAGGTCGAAGTGTACAACGACCTCGATGAAGACCTCGTGCACTTCTTTCAGGTGCTGCGCGAGCAACCCGGCGACTTAGTTGAATGGCTCTCGTCCGTGCCGTACTCGCGTGGTGTCCATTCCGAGTGGGCGAAAAAGTACTATCGTGGCTACCGTCCCAAGGATAGCGTGAAGCGAGCCGGACAGTTCTTTTACCTCCGGTATTCGCAGTGGGGCGGCGGATATGATTCATTCAACGGCTTCGCCACAAGCAAGGTGTCCAGTCGGGCACTGAGTTTCTCGAACAAGATCGACCGGCTACGGGAGTTCGCCGAGCGGTTCGACGAGGTCGTCATCGAGAACCTCCATTGGCAAGAGCTTGTCGAGAAGTATGACGATGAGGAGACGGTGTTTTACTTCGATCCGCCATACGTCGGAACTGAGGATTACTATCCGACCAGCGAGATTGAGCACGAGGAACTCGTCGACACACTCACCCAGCTGTCCGGATTTGGATTGTGCTCGTACCAGGACCTACCGGAGCAGGTCGATAGGTTGTGGGTGGTCTCTCGTGACAGCAAGAACTACATCAACAGTGGCACAAGTGGGTCCGCGAATCAGACTTCTGAGCGGCTGCTCTTGAATTTCGACCCTGCAGAGGTGGTGTCATGA
- a CDS encoding Cdc6/Cdc18 family protein, whose translation MITDARALRPEYVPRDLHHRDGQINHLSSILAPSALDRTEDICLFGPSGVGKTTIAKFVLGQLEREMLDLRWGYVNCMRDNSASAVLHEFAREVGIGADLRREGTSRSVVIDRLRDRDEQFIAVLDEVAVLDEETLLALYEVPNVSLICITIKEDQWMTSLGQAATSRMHSAATVRLDKYTHAELVDILDARVAHGLVPSRVADDAVEYIADLAAGDARDGIALLRRAAVHVEDNEMRELTTEVVDAIVEDAQREVKQRKIRTLGTHQRLLFRIIDEAGEIDAGTLHARYEERSNSPKAGPTRRGYLRSLKQYELIEDKGNGRGKSYRSLV comes from the coding sequence ATGATCACGGACGCCAGAGCGCTCCGACCCGAGTACGTCCCCAGAGATCTCCACCATCGCGATGGGCAGATCAACCACCTCTCGTCGATTCTCGCTCCGTCAGCATTGGACCGAACTGAGGATATCTGTCTGTTCGGGCCCAGCGGCGTCGGCAAGACCACCATCGCGAAGTTCGTTCTCGGGCAGCTCGAACGCGAGATGTTGGACCTACGGTGGGGCTACGTCAACTGCATGCGCGACAACAGCGCGAGCGCAGTCTTGCACGAGTTCGCCCGCGAAGTCGGGATCGGTGCGGACCTTCGGCGAGAGGGAACGTCGCGCTCAGTCGTAATCGACCGACTTCGCGACCGCGACGAACAGTTCATCGCTGTCCTCGACGAGGTCGCCGTGCTTGACGAGGAAACCCTGCTTGCCCTCTACGAGGTCCCGAACGTCTCGCTCATCTGCATCACGATCAAGGAGGACCAGTGGATGACATCGCTGGGGCAGGCCGCTACGTCGCGGATGCACAGCGCCGCGACCGTCCGACTGGACAAATATACTCACGCCGAACTCGTTGACATCCTCGATGCTCGTGTCGCACATGGGCTGGTCCCGTCGCGCGTAGCTGATGATGCCGTGGAGTACATCGCCGATCTGGCGGCTGGCGACGCTCGCGATGGAATCGCATTGCTCCGGCGGGCCGCAGTTCACGTTGAGGACAACGAAATGCGCGAGCTGACGACAGAGGTCGTCGACGCAATCGTTGAGGACGCACAGCGTGAGGTCAAACAGCGGAAGATTCGCACGCTTGGGACGCACCAGCGACTGCTGTTCCGAATTATCGACGAGGCTGGCGAGATCGACGCCGGAACGTTGCACGCTCGCTACGAAGAGCGGAGCAATTCGCCCAAGGCAGGACCGACGCGACGAGGCTATCTACGGAGTCTGAAACAATACGAACTCATTGAAGACAAGGGGAACGGTCGCGGGAAGTCCTATCGGTCGCTGGTCTGA
- a CDS encoding DNA cytosine methyltransferase, giving the protein MTSRNLEYVDLFAGAGGLSVGLEKAGFDLVHAVEVNEDARETFALNREGWEPEDVTGDIRDINKANISNIVDRESVDLVAGGPPCQGFSEVVSPDGSDDRNHLFTHFINWVDELDPEAALFENVRGIQNTADGKFLDAVRESFDQMGYDVTHRIVTASEFGVPQHRRRLIVLASKKDRHENPFDGFEVNPIREPGVMDGIGDLPELGPGEQKMSYACEPQTVIQRDLRGDSGKVGSHIAAQHTEDMVEMISHIPDGGNRDAIPDEMQPSSGYHNSYSRLKSDEPAVAITSNMSKPSSARCIHPFQHRGLTPREGARLQTFPDEYVFEGGLQAKRQQIGNAVPPYLGETLGYYLKQAVYNEGLTEENKERIYRIRASALTLEEFNQKSSEIGGFAQQATLDFAD; this is encoded by the coding sequence ATGACCTCCCGCAACTTGGAGTATGTCGATTTGTTTGCAGGTGCCGGCGGATTGTCCGTTGGATTGGAAAAAGCGGGTTTTGACCTTGTCCATGCGGTTGAGGTCAATGAAGATGCTCGAGAGACTTTTGCGCTCAATCGGGAAGGGTGGGAACCTGAAGACGTAACCGGTGATATAAGAGATATAAATAAAGCGAATATTTCCAATATCGTTGACAGAGAGAGCGTAGATTTAGTTGCTGGAGGGCCACCATGTCAAGGATTCTCTGAAGTGGTGAGTCCAGACGGCTCTGACGATCGAAACCACTTATTTACACATTTTATAAATTGGGTAGATGAACTCGACCCGGAAGCGGCGCTGTTCGAGAATGTTCGTGGCATTCAAAACACGGCTGATGGAAAGTTCCTTGATGCAGTCCGTGAGTCATTTGATCAAATGGGTTATGATGTGACCCACCGAATCGTGACCGCTTCCGAATTTGGTGTACCGCAGCACCGCCGACGACTCATCGTCCTTGCATCGAAAAAAGACCGTCATGAGAATCCATTTGATGGATTTGAGGTCAATCCTATCCGTGAACCCGGCGTTATGGATGGCATCGGAGATTTACCAGAACTCGGACCGGGCGAACAGAAGATGTCCTACGCGTGCGAACCGCAAACAGTGATTCAAAGAGATTTGCGTGGAGATTCAGGGAAAGTGGGCTCACATATTGCAGCTCAGCACACCGAGGACATGGTGGAAATGATATCACATATACCTGATGGAGGGAATAGAGATGCTATCCCTGATGAGATGCAACCTTCCTCTGGTTACCATAATTCGTACTCGCGACTAAAATCGGATGAACCGGCTGTTGCTATTACCTCAAATATGTCGAAGCCGTCGAGCGCTCGCTGTATCCATCCTTTCCAACACCGTGGGCTAACTCCACGCGAAGGAGCCCGACTACAGACATTCCCCGACGAATATGTGTTTGAGGGGGGTCTTCAAGCCAAGCGACAGCAGATAGGGAACGCTGTCCCCCCATATCTCGGAGAGACGTTGGGTTATTATCTTAAACAGGCAGTGTACAACGAAGGGCTAACCGAAGAAAATAAAGAACGAATTTATCGAATTCGGGCAAGTGCTCTGACATTAGAGGAGTTTAATCAAAAGTCTTCTGAGATTGGGGGCTTCGCTCAGCAAGCAACTTTAGATTTTGCTGATTAA
- a CDS encoding winged helix DNA-binding protein yields MTANGDDKNELDLAAFIAGSDYRKLVISGLLEDAKQPSDLADEGDAARSHVSRALSELRERNLVREHGGGTRAKLYSLTDLGRRVAEHISFDK; encoded by the coding sequence TTGACTGCGAACGGTGATGATAAGAATGAACTCGATCTTGCAGCGTTCATTGCAGGCTCAGATTATCGAAAACTGGTGATTTCAGGACTTCTTGAAGACGCGAAACAGCCCAGTGACCTTGCTGATGAAGGAGACGCTGCCCGCTCACACGTAAGCCGAGCTCTTTCGGAACTACGTGAACGGAATCTTGTCCGTGAACATGGTGGGGGTACCCGTGCAAAGTTATATAGTTTGACAGATCTTGGACGCCGCGTCGCTGAACACATTTCCTTTGACAAATGA
- a CDS encoding site-specific integrase, with protein MRIEATDGNEHKVWLTDSEIEDLRRATNSQRDDLIIQLGAFVGLRAFEIPQVRPVDVKATDSGQYRLRVRAGKDTSGNGGKPRDAYLPDSVERDLQRYQNEHSIAPNDPFIDLKQPGVRAVVRRTAARAADATGDADFEKVSTHDLRRRFAQRLLVDEQMNPRVVMAVGGWDSFAAIEPYLNAPSEDVIDDAFENIGL; from the coding sequence ATGCGAATCGAAGCCACCGACGGGAACGAACACAAGGTCTGGCTCACCGACAGCGAGATCGAGGACCTCCGGCGAGCGACGAACAGCCAGCGCGACGACCTTATCATCCAGCTGGGCGCGTTCGTCGGCCTGCGCGCCTTCGAAATACCACAGGTCCGCCCCGTCGACGTGAAAGCGACCGACAGCGGACAGTACCGCCTCCGCGTTCGCGCCGGGAAGGACACATCGGGCAACGGCGGGAAGCCCCGCGACGCCTATCTCCCCGACAGCGTCGAGCGCGACCTCCAGCGCTACCAGAACGAGCACAGCATCGCCCCGAATGACCCCTTTATCGATTTGAAACAGCCCGGCGTCCGTGCGGTCGTCCGCCGCACCGCTGCCCGAGCTGCCGACGCTACTGGCGACGCCGACTTCGAGAAGGTGAGCACGCACGATCTCCGCCGCCGGTTCGCCCAGCGCCTCCTGGTCGACGAGCAGATGAACCCCCGCGTGGTGATGGCCGTCGGCGGCTGGGACTCTTTCGCCGCTATCGAGCCGTACCTGAACGCCCCGAGCGAGGACGTGATCGACGATGCTTTCGAGAACATCGGTCTGTGA